In one Mycoplasmopsis canis PG 14 genomic region, the following are encoded:
- the rplA gene encoding 50S ribosomal protein L1 encodes MAKRLSKNLKNARESFDRTLAYELEEAIELAKKTSYAKFDASIDLAFNLNLDVRKADQQLRGAVLLPNGTGKSVRVLVATNNVEKAKLSKEAGADIVVDGQALEQKIKEDDFDFDVMVADPAMMPLLGKYGKKLGPKGLMPNPKTGTVTPTPEKAVEELKKGKANYRTDKAGIVHSLIGKKSMSTEALVENAKVLISLIKKLKPAAVKGTYMLNLTVSASMGPSVKIKIEK; translated from the coding sequence ATGGCTAAACGTTTATCAAAAAACCTTAAAAATGCTCGTGAATCATTCGACAGAACACTTGCTTATGAATTAGAAGAAGCAATTGAATTAGCTAAAAAAACTTCATACGCTAAATTTGATGCATCAATAGACCTTGCATTTAACTTAAACCTTGATGTTCGTAAAGCTGACCAACAATTACGTGGTGCTGTATTATTACCAAATGGTACAGGAAAATCAGTTAGAGTTTTAGTTGCTACAAATAATGTTGAAAAAGCAAAATTATCAAAAGAAGCAGGAGCTGACATAGTTGTTGATGGACAAGCTTTAGAACAAAAAATCAAAGAAGATGACTTTGATTTTGATGTTATGGTTGCTGACCCTGCAATGATGCCTTTATTAGGGAAATATGGTAAAAAATTAGGACCAAAAGGTTTAATGCCAAACCCTAAAACAGGTACAGTTACACCAACTCCTGAAAAAGCTGTTGAAGAACTTAAAAAAGGTAAAGCAAACTACCGTACAGATAAAGCAGGTATTGTTCATTCATTAATTGGTAAAAAATCAATGTCTACAGAAGCTTTAGTTGAAAACGCAAAAGTACTTATCTCTTTAATTAAAAAACTTAAACCAGCTGCTGTTAAAGGTACATATATGTTAAACTTAACAGTTTCAGCATCAATGGGACCAAGTGTTAAAATTAAAATTGAAAAATAA
- the rplK gene encoding 50S ribosomal protein L11, which produces MAKKEIQRIAKLQFPAGKAKPGPALAGVGVNMPEFTKAFNDATRDRGDEPVPVQITVYKDKTFEFKLFTSPASYKIKQAAKIQSGSKNAKTTIVATISKEQLREIAEYKLPDLNTNDVDAAMATIAGTAKQMGVLVEGYDDIFKAKAAAKAAAKAAALADAKAAALDADLANLAETKGQAIEVKTISDEEKANEGDE; this is translated from the coding sequence ATGGCAAAAAAAGAAATACAACGTATTGCTAAATTGCAATTCCCTGCCGGGAAAGCTAAACCAGGTCCTGCACTTGCTGGTGTAGGTGTAAACATGCCTGAGTTTACAAAAGCATTTAACGATGCAACAAGAGATAGAGGGGACGAACCAGTTCCAGTACAAATTACAGTTTACAAAGATAAGACATTTGAATTCAAATTATTTACATCACCAGCTTCATACAAAATTAAACAAGCTGCTAAAATTCAATCAGGTTCAAAAAACGCTAAAACAACAATAGTTGCAACAATTTCTAAAGAACAATTAAGAGAAATCGCTGAATATAAATTACCTGACTTAAACACAAACGATGTTGATGCTGCTATGGCTACAATCGCCGGAACAGCAAAACAAATGGGTGTTTTAGTTGAAGGTTATGACGATATTTTTAAAGCTAAAGCCGCTGCAAAAGCTGCTGCAAAAGCTGCTGCTTTAGCAGATGCTAAAGCCGCTGCATTAGATGCAGACTTGGCTAATTTAGCTGAAACAAAAGGTCAAGCAATTGAAGTAAAAACAATTAGTGATGAAGAAAAAGCTAACGAAGGAGATGAATAA
- a CDS encoding MGA_1079 family surface serine endopeptidase has product MSDKKNNKKKLLWIALGALGLAIAGTATGVAISKSLSKDKVKDKRESLKEILADKNLNIPSNMKEYLQELSQSESFDNSLNIEDIKSSLINWTVIEKYSKELENEKVNIEFIEFLENANNLKINDVKAEKNNLEKLLNNKNANSITELINNKSKIKELENQLGQFASGTQNSQEDFNQIKAILFKNPPIISSDSIDSYKTAMKNDYKANSSLKSSLKNIIDIDSKARELISAANEIKAKETKNEKQHAALIKFANIFNDSNQVKEDKFADSSLLEEMIILISDFNNALKPENPNNDSGNVNNNPSQDGGEEKTIEQEKNEAKAFVSSLEKLSDALKIKYSEKINDLTISASIKEVKDRASSYNQVVDKIISAISKANEVKQTQKYNNASNKDEFDAKLVEIQNLLEENKLKTNDEFLELNSKLEDIKNDLEKLEELKNELNGDISSDKINEFKSMVENSLTSSISDRVNAYGMENLLYSASITSENKPLFISENEVDGVELEFKNVYVSDDNINELNVVYKAKSKTDESLVTEVTEKVLFSNDFNEKVNAITFTNLDELFEFEYNDFNKYFESDLVDKKNEILEIFKKKLNNVNGFFTYKINDETISFENNKISLNVEFWFNNKKFKNIKLSTLNNVSLKDNFWKGISITMSDEFKSSEFYNNPDQFYFYNYILHSKQGSLFNTWFTINVFNKEKDKNSKLANKTLESLVNLIEPTSSSNNPSALTTDEIKSIMNSLKADMINKLFNINVDPGITYELINFDNNVIFESTDRPFYSAKFKFNIVKNGQPPRELIVPVTSKLNNSDDQDVKDLNFLKSLIETSDKEDPSKLYEFIKVKDKNKTHNQFNSKDAIKVFNENYELPKKGKFQLYAHSLEEFSNLASDPKKSSEGATAKIRFWITEDGQPLNEQYNKYKLVFQDARKKYHFGSFSKKIKYFKPLSFRDIKPLEGSEWFTQNDFVESESRVSDEDKNIINSITSRSFLFRKTEGSVGKKTKLYALVDPKDIIEQKAFEMINYVLKLNDSSAKESEDSSFSNTKPGTVADDKPINTNTSNDDFYTSNDVISADGESLSNSNFKKLINDYFMYFYDVTSDQDNSLSFKLGFINKQDTKKRFTNGQTIKLINLRNDYKENLYPQVLLNRIKISDFTFRPGTLSLNEFAEKVRSNSQEIQTMFSWKENSLSYKNYSLSKENISVDEVKSVRSTNGTNSIYIKFKYLNPVSNKVYKGNNWYKVSGFSDTSFETTNSLLFENNNLKTIFDSENSIKRERILEPYYKDTLWSFNKSEEKAFWTLDEKYIRKTLLQNGSRDRKIKVQLFGNLLIQDLKRLTRISGQEKGYSFEFDFERMINGETLTSTIQTYEYTNENTNSSYPRPHFTIRAKYISGEGIKLEVEMVEKEFKLFLGNPYAEAITSKELSTRYGEFSKEKAFLLNHEGAQISVVYTNSIEHEEFNQETNLFDYKHLDYNQENQPITFYTPEEVINSKEYNPNQNVSYELHNGYLQDQEYMHSSWKNIDLVNNVRARSFAYNRGTATQIAKVSKDPNDLRYYIITNNHVQHIDSFSQLQGDRLAHKHTAGYITKTSNNFGNNVDAGFSYWGGLNTANNIPIELIWSGVDQKNKKGEQVNGQNVDITIFAVDVKELIKNARREGKFDLALWFENWASLKDTTLDFSGVKKGVYFGQNLKRFGMSGFPYGKQSGYYLNRAASSTTTVGLIRQNGYVPTFYNAGNSGTGILGDDNEYISTINSGAPLTFLQSWNNEHSTMNYFGINYDNEHPLDLKNTNSLAAQIIRWHLTKPSEVSMPWFLRDIKKEK; this is encoded by the coding sequence ATGAGTGATAAAAAAAATAACAAGAAAAAACTTTTATGAATTGCCTTAGGGGCGCTTGGTCTTGCGATTGCAGGTACAGCAACAGGTGTGGCAATAAGTAAAAGTTTAAGTAAGGATAAAGTTAAAGATAAAAGAGAATCTTTAAAGGAAATATTAGCGGATAAAAACTTAAATATTCCATCTAATATGAAAGAATATTTACAAGAATTATCTCAATCAGAATCATTTGATAACTCTTTAAATATTGAAGATATTAAATCATCTTTAATCAATTGAACTGTTATTGAAAAATATTCAAAAGAATTAGAAAATGAAAAAGTTAATATAGAATTTATCGAATTTTTGGAAAACGCAAATAACTTAAAAATTAACGATGTAAAAGCAGAAAAGAATAACCTTGAAAAATTGTTAAATAACAAAAATGCAAATTCAATTACTGAATTAATTAATAATAAATCTAAAATCAAAGAATTAGAAAATCAGTTAGGGCAATTTGCTTCAGGAACTCAAAATTCACAAGAAGACTTTAATCAAATTAAAGCAATTTTATTTAAAAATCCTCCTATCATATCAAGTGATAGTATAGACTCTTACAAAACGGCAATGAAAAATGATTACAAAGCGAATTCAAGCTTAAAGTCTTCATTAAAAAATATTATAGATATCGATAGTAAAGCTAGAGAATTGATTAGCGCTGCAAATGAAATAAAGGCTAAAGAAACAAAAAATGAAAAACAACATGCTGCATTGATTAAATTTGCTAATATCTTTAACGATAGCAACCAAGTAAAGGAAGATAAATTTGCTGATTCATCATTACTAGAAGAAATGATTATTTTGATTAGTGACTTTAATAATGCATTAAAACCTGAAAATCCAAATAATGATTCAGGAAATGTTAATAATAATCCGTCACAAGATGGTGGTGAAGAAAAAACAATAGAACAAGAAAAAAATGAAGCAAAAGCATTTGTTTCATCATTGGAAAAATTATCAGATGCATTGAAAATAAAATATTCTGAAAAAATCAATGATTTGACAATTTCGGCATCAATCAAAGAAGTTAAAGATAGAGCAAGTTCATATAACCAAGTAGTTGATAAAATTATTAGTGCTATTTCTAAAGCGAATGAAGTTAAACAAACACAGAAATATAATAATGCTTCAAATAAAGATGAATTTGATGCAAAATTAGTTGAAATACAAAATCTATTAGAAGAAAATAAATTAAAAACAAATGATGAGTTTTTAGAACTTAACTCAAAATTAGAAGATATTAAAAATGATCTAGAAAAATTAGAAGAGCTAAAAAATGAATTAAATGGTGATATTAGTAGCGACAAAATCAATGAATTTAAATCAATGGTTGAAAATTCATTAACTTCCTCTATAAGCGATAGAGTTAACGCTTATGGTATGGAAAATCTACTATACAGTGCTTCTATAACTTCTGAAAATAAACCTTTATTTATATCTGAAAATGAAGTAGATGGTGTTGAGCTAGAATTTAAAAATGTTTATGTATCTGATGATAATATCAATGAGTTAAATGTTGTTTATAAAGCAAAAAGTAAAACTGATGAATCATTAGTTACAGAAGTTACTGAAAAAGTTCTTTTTTCAAATGACTTTAATGAAAAGGTTAATGCAATTACATTTACAAATTTAGACGAATTATTTGAGTTTGAGTATAATGATTTTAACAAATATTTCGAGTCTGATTTAGTGGATAAGAAAAATGAAATATTAGAAATTTTTAAGAAAAAATTAAACAATGTAAATGGTTTCTTTACTTATAAAATTAATGATGAAACTATTTCATTCGAGAATAATAAGATATCTTTAAATGTTGAATTTTGGTTTAATAACAAAAAATTTAAAAATATAAAATTATCAACTTTAAATAATGTTTCGTTAAAAGATAATTTTTGAAAAGGTATTTCAATTACAATGAGTGATGAATTTAAGAGCTCAGAATTTTATAATAATCCAGATCAATTTTATTTTTATAACTACATTTTACATTCTAAACAAGGAAGTCTTTTTAACACATGATTTACAATAAATGTTTTTAATAAAGAAAAAGATAAGAATTCAAAATTAGCAAACAAAACATTAGAGTCACTTGTTAACTTAATTGAACCAACTTCTTCAAGTAATAATCCTAGCGCTTTAACCACTGATGAAATTAAGTCCATAATGAATAGTCTTAAAGCGGATATGATTAATAAATTATTTAATATCAATGTTGATCCTGGGATAACATACGAATTAATCAATTTCGATAATAATGTTATATTTGAATCAACCGATAGACCATTTTATTCAGCCAAATTTAAATTTAATATAGTTAAAAATGGACAACCACCAAGAGAATTAATAGTTCCAGTTACGTCAAAATTAAATAATTCTGATGATCAAGATGTTAAGGATTTAAACTTTTTAAAAAGCTTAATTGAAACAAGTGATAAAGAAGATCCTTCAAAACTTTATGAATTTATTAAAGTAAAAGATAAAAACAAAACTCATAATCAATTTAATTCTAAGGATGCTATTAAAGTATTTAACGAGAACTACGAATTACCTAAAAAAGGTAAATTTCAACTTTATGCACATTCATTAGAAGAATTTTCAAATCTAGCAAGCGATCCAAAAAAATCAAGTGAAGGAGCGACAGCAAAAATAAGATTTTGAATAACTGAGGATGGTCAACCATTAAACGAACAGTATAATAAGTACAAACTTGTATTTCAAGACGCAAGAAAAAAATATCATTTCGGTTCATTTTCTAAAAAAATCAAATATTTTAAACCTTTATCATTTAGGGACATTAAACCTTTAGAGGGATCAGAGTGATTTACACAAAATGATTTTGTCGAGTCTGAGTCAAGAGTATCTGATGAGGATAAAAATATCATTAATTCAATAACAAGTAGAAGTTTCTTGTTTAGAAAAACAGAGGGATCTGTCGGTAAGAAAACTAAATTATATGCATTGGTTGACCCTAAAGATATAATAGAACAAAAAGCATTTGAAATGATTAACTATGTTCTTAAACTAAATGATTCTTCTGCAAAAGAAAGCGAAGATTCTTCATTTAGTAATACAAAACCGGGTACTGTTGCAGATGATAAACCAATTAATACAAATACATCAAATGATGACTTTTATACATCTAACGATGTCATAAGCGCAGATGGAGAATCGTTAAGTAATAGTAATTTTAAAAAATTAATTAATGATTATTTTATGTATTTTTATGATGTCACAAGTGATCAAGATAATTCTTTATCATTTAAGTTAGGATTCATAAACAAACAAGATACAAAGAAAAGATTTACAAACGGCCAAACTATAAAATTAATCAATTTGAGAAATGATTATAAGGAGAATTTGTATCCACAAGTTTTACTTAATAGAATTAAAATTAGTGACTTTACTTTTAGACCAGGAACATTAAGCTTAAATGAATTTGCAGAAAAAGTAAGATCAAATAGTCAAGAAATACAAACTATGTTTTCTTGAAAGGAAAATTCCTTATCATACAAAAATTATTCTTTATCAAAAGAAAACATTTCTGTGGATGAAGTAAAAAGTGTTCGTTCAACAAATGGGACTAATTCTATTTACATAAAATTCAAATATTTAAATCCAGTATCTAATAAAGTGTACAAAGGAAATAATTGGTATAAAGTTTCTGGATTTTCTGATACATCATTTGAAACAACAAATAGTTTATTATTTGAAAATAATAATTTAAAAACCATTTTTGATTCGGAAAATTCTATAAAAAGAGAAAGAATTTTGGAACCATATTATAAGGACACATTATGATCATTTAACAAAAGCGAGGAAAAAGCATTTTGAACTTTAGATGAGAAATATATAAGAAAAACCTTGTTGCAAAATGGTTCTAGAGACAGAAAAATTAAAGTTCAATTATTTGGTAATTTGTTGATACAAGATTTGAAAAGATTAACAAGAATAAGTGGGCAAGAAAAAGGATATTCATTTGAGTTTGATTTCGAAAGAATGATAAATGGAGAAACATTAACTTCTACTATTCAAACATATGAATATACCAATGAAAATACTAATTCTTCTTACCCTAGACCTCATTTCACTATAAGAGCGAAATATATTAGCGGTGAAGGAATAAAGTTAGAAGTTGAAATGGTTGAAAAAGAATTTAAACTCTTTTTAGGTAATCCGTATGCAGAAGCGATAACATCTAAAGAATTATCTACAAGATACGGAGAATTTAGCAAAGAAAAAGCATTTCTTTTAAACCATGAAGGTGCTCAAATTAGTGTTGTTTATACTAATTCTATTGAACACGAAGAATTTAACCAAGAAACTAACTTATTCGATTATAAACACTTAGATTACAATCAAGAGAATCAGCCAATAACATTTTATACACCTGAAGAAGTTATTAATTCAAAAGAATACAACCCTAACCAAAATGTTTCTTATGAATTACATAACGGATATTTACAAGACCAAGAGTATATGCATTCTTCTTGAAAAAATATTGATCTAGTTAATAATGTAAGAGCTAGAAGTTTCGCATATAATAGAGGTACAGCAACTCAAATTGCAAAGGTAAGTAAAGATCCTAATGACTTAAGATACTATATAATTACAAATAATCACGTACAACATATAGATAGTTTTAGCCAGTTACAAGGTGATAGACTTGCTCATAAACACACTGCTGGATATATAACAAAAACATCAAATAACTTTGGAAATAATGTTGATGCAGGATTTTCATATTGAGGCGGTTTAAATACAGCTAATAATATCCCTATAGAACTTATTTGATCAGGTGTTGATCAAAAGAATAAAAAAGGTGAACAAGTAAATGGCCAAAATGTTGACATAACAATTTTTGCTGTAGATGTTAAAGAATTAATTAAAAACGCAAGAAGAGAAGGAAAATTTGATCTTGCTCTTTGGTTTGAAAACTGAGCTAGCTTGAAAGATACAACACTAGACTTTAGTGGTGTTAAAAAAGGTGTTTACTTTGGGCAAAACCTAAAAAGATTTGGTATGAGCGGTTTCCCATATGGAAAACAATCAGGATATTATCTTAATAGAGCCGCATCATCAACCACTACTGTTGGTTTAATTAGACAAAACGGATATGTTCCAACATTTTATAATGCAGGTAATTCAGGTACTGGTATTTTAGGTGATGATAATGAATATATATCAACAATAAACTCTGGTGCGCCATTAACATTTTTACAATCATGAAATAATGAACACTCAACAATGAATTATTTTGGAATTAATTATGATAATGAACACCCATTAGATCTTAAGAACACTAATTCTCTTGCTGCTCAAATAATAAGATGACATTTAACCAAACCATCTGAAGTAAGTATGCCTTGATTCTTAAGAGATATAAAAAAGGAAAAATAA
- the ybeY gene encoding rRNA maturation RNase YbeY, which translates to MLYNFTMFKYQLNININNKIKAPETFENEMEKILQNFANYFKLDRKKQIMLDVSIVSRNEIRILNKEYRNKDYITDILSFDFRDNDLYSKLPFIHLGELVISWDRVKRQAKKFNHSIRREYCYLFTHGLVHLQGFDHEVENERIEMNKMVDDIFNPLGITREE; encoded by the coding sequence ATGTTATATAATTTTACTATGTTTAAATACCAATTAAATATTAATATCAACAACAAAATTAAGGCACCAGAAACTTTTGAAAACGAAATGGAAAAAATACTTCAAAATTTTGCTAATTATTTTAAATTAGACAGAAAAAAACAGATAATGTTAGATGTTTCAATTGTTTCGAGAAATGAAATAAGAATTTTAAACAAGGAATATCGAAATAAAGATTATATAACAGACATTTTGTCTTTTGATTTTAGAGATAATGATCTTTATTCAAAGTTGCCTTTTATCCATTTAGGTGAACTTGTTATTTCATGAGATAGAGTTAAAAGACAAGCAAAGAAATTTAATCACTCAATTAGAAGAGAATATTGCTATTTATTTACTCACGGCTTAGTTCATTTACAAGGTTTTGATCATGAAGTCGAAAACGAAAGAATCGAAATGAATAAAATGGTTGATGATATATTTAACCCATTAGGTATAACAAGAGAGGAATAA
- the cdd gene encoding cytidine deaminase, producing MNIETLKNLLKRSYAPYSNFQVAAIAIDEDGKEYHGVNVENAAYPSGLCAERSALFGSVAYGGKVGTFKEIHIIAKKLDEISPCAGCRQVMTEFMPMDALVYQYSNDGSKVRINKLSELVPYPVHMKDIQ from the coding sequence ATGAATATAGAAACACTAAAAAACTTATTAAAAAGATCTTATGCACCTTATTCAAATTTTCAAGTTGCTGCTATAGCAATTGATGAAGACGGAAAAGAATATCATGGTGTTAATGTCGAAAATGCCGCTTATCCATCAGGGTTATGCGCTGAAAGAAGTGCTTTATTTGGTTCAGTAGCATACGGTGGTAAAGTTGGGACATTCAAAGAAATCCATATTATTGCTAAAAAATTAGATGAAATTAGTCCATGTGCTGGATGTAGACAAGTTATGACTGAATTTATGCCTATGGATGCTTTAGTATATCAATACTCAAATGATGGATCTAAAGTAAGAATTAACAAACTTTCAGAACTTGTACCATACCCTGTTCACATGAAAGATATTCAATAA
- the era gene encoding GTPase Era, translated as MKICFASILGRPNVGKSSLVNAIVGYNVAIVTDTAQTTRDQITGIYTEDDFQLIFTDTPGIHKPENKLGESLNKSAYDATKNVDVLLFLSPADEKIGPGDRMILEKISNHPHKIAVVSKVSKIKGNPEAMTKKIQELSEYNFEHIVSTDVNNLNSIYSLIDLIKDNYSYEGEAQYDEDYVTDKTVRFLAKEIIRESAINALYDELPHSIAVEILEFNEDDPDHTIIDGIIYVKKDSQKGMVIGKNASKIKEIGKIARIKIMQQLQTKVTLTLKVKVAKKWNDDPESLSKFGY; from the coding sequence ATGAAAATTTGTTTTGCAAGCATATTAGGTAGACCGAATGTAGGTAAAAGTAGTTTAGTAAATGCTATTGTTGGTTATAATGTTGCTATAGTAACCGATACAGCACAAACAACAAGAGACCAAATCACAGGAATATATACAGAAGATGATTTCCAACTTATTTTTACTGATACACCTGGTATACATAAACCCGAAAATAAACTTGGTGAATCATTAAATAAATCTGCGTACGATGCAACAAAAAATGTTGATGTACTTTTATTTTTAAGTCCTGCAGATGAAAAAATAGGACCTGGTGATAGAATGATTTTAGAAAAAATTTCTAATCACCCTCATAAAATTGCTGTTGTATCTAAAGTTTCAAAGATAAAGGGTAATCCTGAAGCAATGACAAAAAAAATACAAGAATTATCTGAATATAATTTTGAACATATTGTTTCAACTGATGTTAATAATTTAAATTCAATTTATTCTTTAATTGATTTAATAAAAGATAATTATTCATATGAAGGTGAAGCACAATATGATGAGGATTATGTAACAGATAAAACAGTTAGATTTTTAGCTAAGGAAATAATTAGAGAATCAGCAATTAACGCTCTTTATGATGAACTGCCACATTCAATTGCTGTAGAGATTTTAGAATTCAACGAAGATGATCCAGACCACACGATAATTGATGGTATTATTTATGTTAAAAAAGACTCTCAAAAAGGAATGGTTATTGGAAAAAACGCTTCTAAAATCAAAGAGATTGGTAAAATTGCAAGAATTAAAATCATGCAACAATTACAAACTAAAGTTACTTTAACACTTAAAGTCAAAGTTGCAAAAAAATGAAATGATGATCCCGAGTCATTATCAAAATTTGGTTATTAA
- a CDS encoding DEAD/DEAH box helicase family protein: MNLTNSQSRVINALVNKTLNSIESNIPDATYFKAPTGSGKTFMMLNYVDQLIEWSKLESDQKLVFVIVTLSSAELPKQMEESFKSYKEYLLNKDIQIERIESPSNVAKNSKIEKNYQFFAKENHLYIMGGASFRKNSILSEQGSIESFLGEIRLNGYKLIYIRDEAHIGAEVKKTNQYEKNFEEKMQNSAHFIVKMTATPKTDHDLIELTEDELLNDRVQLLKNKKYYNKNIKDGSLLDNEVILQKACEEFKIIKEKYNDNINEPGLVGINPAMLIQVDNDSSDKEKSLIFDQNIDLIIKTLEKNNLSWVKYFDQNNKDSNLRHKSNYSLRDISKDSSPVDVIIFKVGPATGWNIPRACMLVQLRHVSSSNLSIQTIGRIKRNPFPEFDFHETSVAKNYYLYSNVNIKEESSKSFILKDKFISEEFVSGSIELKYKNKLIDEEVYSNEILKELQNKNHFNKEVFIQKSMSIKNEFNENGFIISESKTYGKSLFVSSKIYNLLELEIYNKKSFYQFKKYLTSRILEFVWNFYEMNLKKEINKHIFWFIFIKRFGDLLKKRYNDQFEKEILDNSIIYKLDENNLLPTYMNEYGSSESKINSNSEFAYRDNLSEEIEFRLDSNSEKLFVKELKTVIRNNKNVKVWSKNPVNNGVNFQYITSELEVANSYPDFLIKSNDHFVYLEIKTYNNDIDEDKTKKLYQEYLNYIKQNKNNNIKLTLCICLVEQKNDEANFYFAGASTITSLNEKLQETKSSSAKLHDKIKSDYYFSLNEILSWNK; the protein is encoded by the coding sequence ATGAATCTAACTAATTCTCAATCTCGTGTAATTAATGCTTTGGTTAATAAAACACTTAATAGTATAGAATCAAATATTCCTGATGCAACATATTTTAAGGCACCAACTGGTTCAGGTAAAACTTTTATGATGCTTAATTATGTTGACCAATTAATTGAATGAAGTAAATTAGAGAGTGACCAAAAACTTGTTTTTGTAATAGTTACCTTATCAAGTGCTGAATTACCAAAACAAATGGAAGAGAGTTTTAAAAGTTATAAAGAATATCTTTTGAACAAGGATATTCAAATTGAAAGAATTGAAAGCCCATCAAATGTAGCCAAAAATTCTAAAATAGAAAAAAATTATCAATTTTTTGCTAAAGAAAATCATTTATATATAATGGGTGGAGCTTCTTTTAGAAAAAACTCTATTTTATCAGAACAAGGATCGATAGAATCTTTTTTAGGAGAAATTAGATTAAACGGATATAAACTAATTTATATACGTGATGAAGCGCATATTGGTGCCGAAGTCAAAAAAACTAATCAATATGAAAAGAATTTTGAAGAAAAAATGCAAAATTCTGCTCATTTTATTGTTAAAATGACTGCAACACCAAAAACCGACCATGATTTAATTGAATTAACTGAAGATGAATTGCTTAATGATAGAGTTCAGTTGTTAAAAAACAAGAAATATTACAACAAGAATATTAAAGACGGTAGTTTATTAGATAATGAAGTTATTTTACAAAAAGCATGTGAAGAATTTAAAATAATAAAAGAAAAATATAATGATAATATTAATGAACCTGGATTAGTTGGAATTAACCCTGCTATGCTTATTCAAGTTGATAATGATAGCTCTGATAAAGAAAAAAGTTTAATTTTTGACCAAAACATTGATTTAATTATAAAAACATTAGAAAAAAATAATTTATCATGAGTAAAATATTTTGATCAAAATAACAAAGATAGTAATTTAAGACATAAATCAAATTATTCGCTAAGAGACATTTCCAAAGATTCATCACCAGTTGATGTAATTATTTTTAAGGTAGGTCCAGCCACAGGATGAAATATTCCTAGAGCATGTATGTTAGTGCAACTAAGACATGTTTCATCAAGTAATTTAAGTATTCAAACAATTGGAAGAATTAAAAGAAATCCATTTCCTGAATTTGATTTCCATGAAACATCTGTTGCAAAAAATTATTATTTATATAGTAATGTAAATATTAAAGAAGAATCTTCAAAATCTTTTATTTTAAAAGATAAATTTATTTCTGAGGAATTTGTTTCAGGAAGTATTGAATTAAAATATAAAAACAAACTAATTGACGAAGAAGTTTATAGTAACGAAATTCTAAAAGAACTCCAAAATAAAAATCATTTTAATAAGGAAGTTTTTATCCAAAAAAGTATGTCAATTAAAAATGAATTTAATGAAAATGGGTTTATCATAAGTGAATCTAAAACTTATGGTAAAAGCTTGTTTGTAAGTAGCAAAATTTATAATCTACTTGAACTTGAAATTTATAATAAAAAATCATTTTATCAATTCAAGAAATACTTAACTAGCAGAATATTAGAATTTGTTTGAAACTTTTATGAAATGAATCTTAAAAAAGAAATCAACAAACATATATTTTGGTTTATTTTCATTAAAAGATTCGGTGATCTATTGAAAAAAAGATATAATGATCAATTTGAAAAAGAAATACTAGATAATTCAATTATTTATAAACTAGATGAAAATAATCTTTTACCAACTTACATGAATGAATATGGAAGTAGCGAAAGCAAAATAAACTCAAATAGCGAATTTGCATACAGAGATAATTTATCAGAAGAAATCGAATTTAGATTAGATTCAAATTCAGAAAAATTATTTGTTAAAGAACTTAAAACTGTCATTAGGAACAACAAAAATGTAAAAGTTTGATCAAAAAACCCAGTTAATAATGGAGTAAATTTCCAATATATAACTAGTGAACTAGAAGTGGCTAACTCATATCCGGACTTTTTAATAAAAAGTAATGATCACTTTGTTTATTTAGAAATTAAAACCTACAATAATGATATAGATGAAGATAAAACTAAAAAACTTTATCAAGAGTATTTGAATTACATAAAACAAAATAAGAATAATAATATTAAATTAACTCTTTGTATTTGTTTAGTTGAACAAAAAAATGACGAAGCTAATTTCTATTTTGCAGGCGCAAGTACAATAACTTCTCTAAATGAAAAGTTACAAGAAACTAAAAGTAGTTCTGCAAAATTACACGATAAAATTAAAAGTGATTACTATTTTTCATTGAATGAAATACTAAGTTGAAATAAATAA